In a single window of the Myxococcus stipitatus genome:
- a CDS encoding AAA family ATPase encodes MKVLSIRGANLTSFAGDFALELDRPPLDRLGLFAITGATGAGKSTLLDAMCLALFDRTPRLGGRGGVPVGRADEEEEARLSAYDVRGMLRRGAGEGFAEVDFLGKDGKRYRARWSVWRARSRAEGRFRPQEMSLTEVASGQQFGRTKGEVLTAIQERLGLSFDQFRRSALLAQGEFAAFLKADASERAELLERMTGTEIYSRLSIAAHEKNKAEQEELTRRETGLKAIALLSEEERGAVAVQLGAESEARQAAEARLAEAEAAAAWHAEGATLASARVEAQSREALAARELEAARPRVKRLEEVRAAESYRGQVAAAGALERQWVEARSALEARAAEVEAARARASSRKTLLAEAEAARAAALAEEEAARPALEEAAGLDARLGAATKEAEEARGRARASSEAAAKARAELDQVVAREEAARVMGEGARTWLSEKAHWAALADEWPRWQRELERYEKALGEARGAREAGAELRARADSLRDATRLRRRERDAAAEAEALAQAAATHADAALGEGSGAGRRALRESLHARQEVLQELKEARRELLARAVEAADAEREGSAARAEAEDAERASSEAAGQRLEHEVTLKEARRALAQAQATQGFASQRAQLREGEACPLCGATSHPYRHEVSALEDLVARSSARVEALESERAESARREVEASTRRAAARARQTQAEERRDAATARAADHRAAWGKARERWRSTAALAGAAREEAAPPEGGDSPEAGAWLEAMAGEVLARLASVKAEEEAAEGLARASREARAALEAQRTRREVAGEALRRAEEDLARAEGALKEGLARLEAADATLRQVLADVSPVFANDAGWEAKLEANPEDFRQKCGKRVTMWREREDVVQKAKAREEEEQRHRARIQGQLDVNARRAEDEAALAALKEQARGELARARAGLLGGRPTDEVRAGLRERLALATRAFEQAREAAEAGRQAEEVARARAVDAERALAAAQGARDAAWAELSSRLAARGTTLDAVEALLAHDAAWCDAEERALAALREALAQARAVLAERREREAAHTASGAPALSEPEALEARGRLRGDVEARRSAEARLRARLEADDAARARHGSEAEALAERRRAGEVWKALGELIGSHDGKRFKVFAQSLTLDALLLHANAHLQELARRYRLMRVPGHDLDLQVVDGDMGDEVRGVASLSGGESFLVSLALALGLASLSSETTQVETLFIDEGFGTLDPETLEVALATLDALQATGRQVGIISHVSGLAERIGVQVRVVKQGGGRSRLVVEGDLGLSLLVGQQVVA; translated from the coding sequence ATGAAGGTCCTCTCCATCCGGGGCGCGAACCTGACGAGCTTCGCGGGGGACTTCGCGCTGGAGCTGGACCGGCCGCCGTTGGACAGGCTCGGCCTGTTCGCGATTACCGGCGCCACGGGCGCGGGCAAGAGCACGCTGTTGGACGCCATGTGCCTGGCGTTGTTCGACCGGACGCCCCGGCTGGGCGGGCGCGGCGGCGTGCCGGTGGGGCGCGCGGACGAGGAAGAGGAGGCGCGGCTGTCCGCGTACGACGTGCGCGGCATGCTGCGGCGCGGGGCGGGCGAGGGCTTCGCGGAGGTGGACTTCCTGGGCAAGGACGGCAAGCGCTACCGGGCGCGCTGGTCGGTGTGGCGCGCGCGCAGCCGCGCGGAGGGGCGATTCCGGCCGCAGGAGATGAGCCTGACGGAGGTGGCGTCGGGGCAGCAGTTCGGCCGGACGAAGGGCGAGGTGCTGACGGCCATCCAGGAGCGGCTGGGCCTGTCGTTCGACCAGTTCCGCCGCTCCGCGCTGCTGGCCCAGGGCGAGTTCGCGGCCTTCCTCAAGGCGGACGCGAGCGAGCGCGCGGAGCTGCTGGAGCGGATGACGGGGACGGAGATCTACAGCCGGCTGTCCATCGCCGCGCACGAGAAGAACAAGGCCGAGCAGGAGGAGCTGACGCGACGCGAGACGGGGCTGAAGGCCATCGCGCTGCTGTCCGAGGAGGAGCGCGGCGCGGTGGCGGTCCAACTCGGCGCGGAGTCCGAGGCGCGCCAGGCGGCGGAGGCGAGGCTGGCGGAGGCGGAGGCCGCGGCGGCGTGGCACGCGGAGGGCGCGACGCTGGCGTCCGCGCGGGTGGAGGCGCAGTCGCGGGAGGCCTTGGCGGCGCGGGAGCTGGAGGCGGCACGGCCCCGGGTGAAGCGCCTGGAGGAGGTCCGCGCGGCGGAGTCGTACCGGGGGCAGGTGGCCGCGGCCGGGGCTTTGGAGCGGCAGTGGGTGGAGGCGCGGTCCGCCCTCGAGGCGCGCGCGGCGGAGGTGGAGGCGGCGCGGGCCCGAGCCTCGAGCCGGAAGACGCTGCTGGCGGAGGCGGAGGCGGCGAGGGCGGCGGCGCTGGCGGAGGAGGAGGCCGCGAGGCCGGCCCTGGAGGAGGCGGCGGGGCTGGACGCGCGGCTGGGGGCGGCGACGAAGGAGGCGGAGGAGGCGCGCGGCCGGGCGAGGGCGTCGAGCGAGGCGGCGGCGAAGGCCCGCGCGGAGCTGGACCAGGTGGTCGCCCGCGAGGAGGCCGCGCGGGTGATGGGGGAGGGGGCGCGGACGTGGCTTTCGGAGAAGGCCCACTGGGCCGCGCTGGCGGACGAGTGGCCACGCTGGCAGCGAGAGCTGGAGCGGTACGAGAAGGCGCTCGGCGAGGCGCGCGGGGCGCGGGAGGCGGGCGCGGAGCTGCGCGCCCGCGCGGACTCGCTGCGCGACGCCACCCGGCTGCGCCGGCGGGAGCGCGACGCGGCGGCGGAGGCGGAGGCGCTCGCCCAGGCGGCCGCCACGCACGCGGACGCGGCGCTGGGGGAGGGCTCGGGGGCCGGACGCCGTGCCCTGCGTGAGTCGCTGCATGCCCGCCAGGAGGTGCTCCAGGAATTGAAGGAGGCCCGGCGGGAGCTGCTCGCCCGGGCGGTGGAGGCCGCGGACGCGGAGCGCGAGGGCTCGGCGGCGCGCGCGGAGGCGGAGGACGCGGAGCGTGCGTCGAGCGAGGCCGCGGGGCAGCGCCTCGAGCACGAGGTGACGCTGAAGGAGGCCCGCCGGGCGCTGGCGCAGGCACAGGCGACGCAAGGCTTCGCGTCGCAGCGGGCGCAGCTCCGGGAAGGCGAGGCCTGTCCGCTGTGCGGCGCCACGTCCCATCCGTATCGCCACGAGGTGTCCGCGCTGGAGGACCTGGTGGCGCGCTCCTCCGCCCGCGTGGAGGCGCTGGAGTCGGAGCGGGCCGAGAGCGCGCGCCGCGAGGTCGAGGCGAGCACGCGGCGGGCGGCGGCCCGGGCCCGGCAGACCCAGGCCGAGGAGCGGCGGGACGCCGCGACCGCGCGAGCCGCGGACCACCGCGCCGCCTGGGGCAAGGCCCGCGAGCGCTGGCGGTCGACCGCGGCGCTGGCCGGCGCGGCGCGCGAGGAGGCGGCGCCCCCCGAAGGAGGGGACTCGCCGGAGGCCGGTGCGTGGCTGGAGGCGATGGCGGGCGAGGTGCTCGCGCGGCTCGCGTCCGTGAAGGCGGAGGAGGAGGCCGCGGAGGGGCTGGCGCGCGCCTCGCGCGAGGCGCGCGCCGCCCTGGAGGCGCAGCGCACGCGGCGCGAGGTGGCCGGCGAGGCGCTGCGGCGCGCGGAGGAGGACCTCGCCCGGGCGGAGGGCGCGCTGAAGGAGGGGCTGGCGCGCCTGGAGGCCGCGGACGCGACGCTGCGGCAGGTGCTCGCGGACGTGTCCCCGGTGTTCGCCAACGACGCCGGCTGGGAGGCGAAGCTGGAGGCCAACCCCGAGGACTTCCGGCAGAAGTGCGGCAAGCGCGTGACGATGTGGCGGGAGCGCGAGGACGTCGTCCAGAAGGCGAAGGCGCGCGAGGAGGAGGAGCAGCGTCACCGCGCGCGCATCCAGGGACAGCTCGACGTGAACGCCCGGCGCGCGGAGGACGAGGCGGCGCTGGCCGCCCTCAAGGAGCAGGCGCGCGGAGAGCTGGCGCGCGCGCGCGCGGGGCTGTTGGGAGGCCGTCCCACCGACGAGGTCCGCGCGGGCCTGCGCGAGCGGCTGGCCCTGGCGACGCGGGCATTCGAGCAGGCGCGCGAGGCGGCGGAGGCGGGGCGTCAGGCGGAGGAGGTGGCACGGGCCCGGGCGGTGGACGCGGAGCGCGCCCTCGCCGCGGCCCAGGGGGCCCGGGATGCGGCGTGGGCGGAGCTGTCCTCCAGGCTCGCGGCGCGAGGCACGACGCTGGATGCGGTGGAGGCCCTGCTCGCGCACGACGCCGCGTGGTGTGACGCGGAGGAGCGGGCCCTGGCCGCGCTGCGGGAGGCCCTGGCCCAGGCGCGCGCGGTCCTCGCCGAGCGGCGGGAGCGCGAGGCGGCGCACACCGCTTCCGGCGCCCCGGCGCTGTCGGAGCCCGAGGCCCTGGAGGCACGGGGGCGGCTGCGCGGAGACGTGGAGGCGCGGCGGAGCGCGGAGGCCCGGCTGCGCGCGAGGCTCGAGGCGGACGACGCCGCGCGGGCCCGCCATGGCAGCGAGGCGGAGGCCCTGGCGGAGCGCCGCCGCGCGGGCGAGGTGTGGAAGGCGCTGGGGGAGCTCATCGGCTCGCACGACGGCAAGCGCTTCAAGGTGTTCGCGCAGAGCCTCACGCTGGACGCGCTGCTGCTGCACGCCAACGCGCACCTCCAGGAGCTGGCGCGGCGCTACCGGCTGATGCGCGTGCCCGGGCACGACCTGGACCTGCAGGTCGTGGACGGGGACATGGGAGACGAGGTGCGGGGCGTGGCCAGCCTCTCCGGCGGAGAGAGCTTCCTGGTGTCGTTGGCGCTCGCGCTGGGGCTGGCCTCGCTCTCGTCGGAGACCACGCAGGTGGAGACGCTCTTCATCGACGAGGGCTTCGGCACGCTGGACCCGGAGACGCTGGAGGTGGCGCTGGCCACGCTCGACGCGCTCCAGGCGACGGGCCGGCAGGTGGGCATCATCTCCCACGTCTCCGGCCTGGCCGAGCGCATCGGCGTCCAGGTGCGCGTGGTGAAGCAGGGCGGCGGGCGCAGCCGGCTGGTGGTGGAGGGAGACCTGGGGCTGTCACTGCTGGTGGGCCAGCAGGTCGTCGCCTGA
- a CDS encoding serine/threonine-protein kinase encodes MSDLGVVGRYELLSRLGRGGMAEVFLARVREGPRAGEHVALKRVRPERAHDAEAHEQLLHEAELARCLSHPHIVGFIEYGEAPDGGYLALELVEGPDLGRVLAQCRKRGIELPIDISVLIVRQVLEALEHAHSATSTTGRPLGVVHCDVSPHNVLLSRAGEVKLADFGVARSRAGMTLDARRLGKQHYRSPELLAGEVSVAVDLWATAVLLYELLSLESPFPSGPEEEVEAAIRGGRVKPVRLSAPAVSDALALVLDRALAPHPAQRFTSARQFARALAAIADDRVATPLAVAAVVRGLVGPAP; translated from the coding sequence ATGAGCGACCTGGGCGTGGTGGGGCGCTACGAGCTGCTGTCCCGGCTGGGGCGCGGCGGCATGGCGGAGGTGTTCCTGGCGCGCGTGCGCGAGGGCCCGAGGGCCGGCGAGCACGTGGCGCTCAAGCGCGTGCGCCCCGAGCGCGCCCACGACGCCGAGGCCCACGAGCAGCTGCTGCACGAGGCGGAGCTCGCGCGGTGCCTGAGCCATCCGCACATCGTCGGCTTCATCGAGTACGGCGAGGCCCCGGATGGGGGCTACCTGGCGCTGGAGCTGGTGGAGGGGCCCGACCTGGGGCGCGTGCTGGCGCAGTGCCGCAAGCGCGGCATCGAGCTGCCCATCGACATCTCCGTGCTCATCGTGCGGCAGGTGCTGGAGGCGCTCGAGCACGCGCACTCCGCCACCAGCACCACCGGGCGTCCCCTGGGCGTGGTGCACTGCGACGTGTCCCCGCACAACGTCCTGCTGTCGCGCGCGGGGGAGGTGAAGCTGGCGGACTTCGGCGTGGCGCGCTCCCGGGCGGGGATGACGCTCGACGCGCGGCGGCTGGGCAAGCAGCACTACCGCTCGCCGGAGCTGCTGGCGGGAGAGGTGTCCGTCGCGGTGGACCTGTGGGCCACGGCGGTGTTGCTGTACGAGCTGCTGTCGCTGGAGTCGCCCTTCCCCTCCGGCCCGGAGGAGGAGGTCGAGGCCGCCATCCGGGGCGGGCGGGTGAAGCCGGTGCGACTGAGCGCGCCCGCGGTGTCGGACGCGCTGGCCCTGGTGCTGGACCGAGCGCTGGCGCCCCACCCCGCCCAGCGCTTCACCTCCGCGAGGCAGTTCGCCCGCGCGCTGGCCGCCATCGCGGACGACCGCGTGGCGACGCCGCTGGCCGTGGCCGCCGTGGTGCGCGGGCTGGTGGGCCCGGCGCCCTGA
- a CDS encoding exonuclease SbcCD subunit D C-terminal domain-containing protein yields the protein MRLLHTSDWHLGHTLYDVSREAEHGAFLEWLLDTLEANAVDALLVAGDIFDTANPGAEAQAAWYQFVAKARRRLPRLDVVVIGGNHDSAARLDAPDPLFAALGVRVVGGLSRAGGALELERLLVPLHDAKGHVGAWVAAVPYLRPSDLPPVADDAGDRLVEGVRAVYSQVLEEARRRRRPGQALVAMGHCYMTGTELSVLSERKILGGNQHALPVELFPEDVAYVALGHLHKAQRVGGREGVRYSGSPVPLSLAEAGYRHQVLLVELEEEALGRVEALPVPRRADMLRVPARDALPLEEVLALLEALPAWDADVPEWRRPYLEVCVSLPRPEPSLRQKVEKALEGRAARLVKLTPAYTGTGGALADARPGLSLKERTPEDVFRARYARDYEEPPSEPLLEAFHTLLTQVQEESR from the coding sequence ATGCGTCTGTTGCACACGTCGGACTGGCACCTGGGGCACACGCTGTACGACGTCTCGCGGGAGGCGGAGCACGGCGCGTTCCTGGAGTGGCTGCTGGACACGCTGGAGGCGAACGCGGTGGACGCGCTCCTGGTGGCCGGCGACATCTTCGACACGGCCAACCCGGGCGCGGAGGCGCAGGCGGCCTGGTACCAGTTCGTGGCGAAGGCCCGGCGCAGGCTCCCCCGGCTGGACGTGGTCGTCATCGGCGGCAACCACGACTCGGCCGCGCGGCTGGACGCGCCGGATCCGCTGTTCGCCGCGCTGGGGGTGAGGGTGGTGGGCGGGCTGTCCCGCGCGGGCGGGGCGCTGGAGCTGGAGCGGCTGCTCGTGCCCCTCCACGACGCGAAGGGGCACGTCGGCGCGTGGGTGGCGGCGGTGCCGTACCTGCGGCCCTCGGACCTGCCGCCCGTGGCGGACGACGCGGGCGACAGGCTGGTGGAGGGCGTGCGGGCCGTCTACTCGCAGGTGCTGGAGGAGGCGCGGCGCCGACGCCGGCCGGGCCAGGCGCTGGTGGCCATGGGCCATTGCTACATGACGGGCACGGAGCTGTCGGTGCTCAGCGAGCGGAAGATCCTCGGCGGCAACCAGCACGCACTACCGGTGGAGCTGTTCCCGGAGGACGTCGCGTACGTGGCGCTCGGACACCTCCACAAGGCCCAGCGCGTGGGGGGGCGCGAGGGCGTGCGCTACAGCGGGTCGCCGGTGCCGCTGTCCCTGGCGGAGGCGGGCTACCGGCACCAGGTGCTGCTGGTGGAGCTGGAGGAAGAGGCGCTGGGGCGCGTGGAGGCGCTGCCCGTCCCGCGACGCGCGGACATGCTGCGCGTGCCGGCGCGGGACGCGCTGCCGCTGGAGGAGGTGCTGGCGCTGCTGGAGGCGCTGCCGGCGTGGGACGCGGACGTGCCCGAGTGGCGGCGGCCCTACCTGGAGGTCTGCGTGTCGCTGCCCCGGCCCGAACCGTCGCTGCGGCAGAAGGTGGAGAAGGCGCTGGAGGGGCGCGCGGCGCGGTTGGTGAAGCTGACGCCCGCGTACACGGGCACCGGGGGCGCGCTGGCGGACGCGCGGCCGGGGCTGTCCTTGAAGGAGCGCACGCCCGAGGACGTCTTCCGCGCGAGGTACGCGCGCGACTACGAGGAGCCGCCGTCGGAGCCGCTGCTGGAGGCGTTCCACACGCTGCTCACCCAGGTCCAGGAGGAGTCGCGATGA
- a CDS encoding TIGR02266 family protein gives MPVFGLAALWSGKASPERAAQVLEGLGDMLPTAQSLQLVVAARDEQAGVELKVEAPGYPRASVERLADEVKRSGGIFVELWRLPKAERDAFRTSTFAGGRAFGGDERAGAARELARHLTALAARGAAAPSAPPPPAPPPPPDPAAEQDPRRVPQAPPGSPQRRGRRFAVRLELEFRSELEFVREHALNISNGGLFVRTAHRPLPDSVVTVDVKLPNGEHLQGDAVVVHVVDDPYQGGVGLAFLSDDATFSRTLDDYLASLAGGMG, from the coding sequence GTGCCTGTCTTCGGTCTCGCGGCATTGTGGAGTGGAAAGGCGTCACCCGAGCGTGCGGCGCAGGTGCTGGAGGGGCTCGGCGACATGCTGCCCACCGCGCAGTCCCTCCAGTTGGTCGTCGCCGCGCGCGACGAGCAGGCGGGAGTCGAGCTGAAGGTGGAGGCCCCCGGCTATCCGCGCGCGTCGGTGGAGCGGTTGGCGGACGAGGTGAAGCGCAGCGGCGGCATCTTCGTGGAGCTGTGGCGCCTGCCCAAGGCCGAACGGGATGCGTTCCGCACCAGCACCTTCGCGGGGGGCCGCGCGTTCGGAGGCGACGAGCGCGCCGGAGCCGCGCGTGAGCTGGCGCGGCACCTGACCGCGCTGGCCGCGCGAGGCGCCGCCGCCCCTTCCGCGCCGCCGCCCCCCGCGCCGCCGCCTCCTCCCGACCCGGCCGCGGAGCAGGACCCGCGCCGCGTGCCCCAGGCGCCGCCGGGCAGCCCCCAGCGGCGGGGGCGGCGCTTCGCGGTGCGGCTGGAGCTGGAGTTCCGCTCGGAGCTGGAGTTCGTGCGCGAGCACGCGCTCAACATCTCCAACGGCGGCCTCTTCGTGCGCACCGCGCACCGGCCGCTGCCGGACAGCGTCGTCACCGTCGACGTGAAGCTGCCCAACGGCGAGCACCTCCAGGGGGACGCCGTCGTCGTCCACGTGGTGGACGACCCGTACCAGGGCGGCGTGGGCCTGGCGTTCCTGAGCGACGACGCGACCTTCTCTCGTACCCTGGACGACTATCTGGCGAGCCTCGCGGGCGGAATGGGATGA
- a CDS encoding lysophospholipid acyltransferase family protein gives MKYVVTVWFWLVFLLTAPVLFTLGALLLVVTLPFDRNRNLLHLLVCGWCHLLWLHLSPGWRTRIEGRELLPPGPSVIVVNHQSAMDILAVMGLFHPYKFVAKASLFSIPVVGWMMTLLAYVPIVRGSTTAMHQLMDPCRRWLRRGMSVLIFPEGTYSTGGQLLPFKRGAFQLAVEEHVPVVPVVVEGTTQLLEGDGPWLQARAAIRVRVLPPLPPESLGADPVELATRVRALYEETLAAG, from the coding sequence ATGAAGTACGTCGTCACCGTCTGGTTCTGGCTCGTCTTCCTGCTCACCGCGCCCGTGCTCTTCACGTTGGGCGCGCTGCTGCTCGTCGTCACGCTGCCGTTCGACCGAAATCGCAACCTGTTGCACCTGCTCGTCTGTGGCTGGTGCCACCTCCTGTGGCTGCATCTGTCGCCGGGCTGGCGCACCCGCATCGAGGGGCGGGAGCTGCTGCCCCCGGGGCCGAGCGTCATCGTCGTCAACCACCAGTCCGCCATGGACATCCTCGCCGTCATGGGGCTGTTCCATCCGTACAAGTTCGTGGCGAAGGCGTCGCTGTTCTCCATCCCCGTCGTCGGCTGGATGATGACGCTGCTGGCCTACGTGCCCATCGTCCGGGGCTCGACCACGGCCATGCACCAGTTGATGGACCCGTGCCGGCGGTGGCTGCGTCGGGGCATGTCCGTCCTCATCTTCCCGGAGGGTACGTACTCCACGGGCGGACAGCTCCTGCCCTTCAAGCGAGGCGCCTTCCAGCTCGCCGTGGAGGAGCACGTGCCGGTGGTGCCCGTGGTGGTGGAGGGCACGACCCAGCTGCTCGAGGGGGACGGCCCGTGGCTGCAGGCCCGCGCCGCCATCCGCGTGCGCGTGCTGCCGCCCCTGCCGCCCGAATCGCTGGGCGCCGACCCCGTGGAGCTGGCGACGCGCGTGCGCGCCCTGTACGAGGAGACCCTCGCCGCGGGCTGA
- a CDS encoding PQQ-dependent sugar dehydrogenase: MRHLLPLLLLLAAPAWAAVPSGFTETDYLSNDLTSATGLAWAPDGSGRLFIIRKEGQIRVVSMKDGVLETSGSPPRLVTKLFATEPNVHTNSECGLVGIAFDPNYVANRYVYVFVTVSATEQQIVRYTDVDTVGISRTVIVSGLPTRGQNHDGGGIGFGPDGKLYWSIGDLGNGTGVDADLTSLAAKVSRANRDGTPANDNPFNDGVGPNNEYIWARGFRNPFTLTFQPSTGLLWVNVVGTGYEQTFVVRRRNHAGYDDYENNQPATNDYITPVIKYRTNGADTRTLTTAVRTGGVTTLTTGTQRHGFRKGEKLTITDVADATFNGDFYVASVPSDTTVTVAQAGQPDATSTGGTARTQALGGCMNGGVFYDSTLFPAEFRGNYFFGDYNSANFMRVTLAEDNTVATVDQWGSSFSSYVDVAVGPDGALYTIGVTGGRLRRIAPASTGGQKLVVTNLFPRVVEGGRATFTVGLAQAPTEPVVVDVYRAPGGSTDLRLSGPTAFTFTASDWSTPRVVTIEALEDADADPDTATFVVGANGLSSESVVATTIDDNQVQLVLTSGSVTVPEGGTATFDVSLSRAPASAVTCTVARSSGDADITVQSGASLTFDATNWNVPQRVTLAAAQDADNADGVATISVSAPRLDARTVTATEADDEPLAPLITSIAPTSGVVGSPYRYDVEVRARPAATFSLTANPPGMSIDATSGLITWTPTTPMSSTVTVVAANGISPDASQTFTLEVKQDEPPRASLTRPRPEERVSGDSAEFYGDCFDDVGCTRAEFFIDGVLEYAEDRTDNHFHFGGEHNRWDTTGLAPGGHLVKLVVVDTGGARHEAEVKVCVGTGSCELVPPPAPDAGTSDAGTSDGGISDGGTLEPGPVPEDDSGCGCGAAPVGSLAWAALTLLAVSRRRRARD, translated from the coding sequence ATGCGCCATCTCCTGCCCTTGCTGCTGTTGCTGGCCGCGCCCGCCTGGGCCGCGGTCCCCTCCGGTTTCACGGAGACCGACTACCTGTCGAACGACCTGACCAGCGCCACCGGGCTCGCCTGGGCGCCGGATGGCTCCGGGCGCTTGTTCATCATCCGCAAGGAGGGGCAGATTCGCGTGGTGTCGATGAAGGACGGCGTGCTGGAGACGTCGGGGAGCCCGCCGCGGCTGGTGACGAAGCTGTTCGCCACCGAGCCGAACGTCCACACGAACAGCGAGTGCGGTCTCGTCGGCATCGCGTTCGACCCGAACTACGTCGCCAACCGCTACGTCTACGTCTTCGTCACCGTGTCCGCGACGGAGCAGCAGATCGTCCGCTACACGGACGTGGACACCGTCGGCATCTCCCGCACCGTCATCGTCTCCGGGCTGCCCACGCGGGGGCAGAACCACGACGGTGGCGGCATCGGCTTCGGGCCGGATGGGAAGCTGTACTGGTCCATTGGTGACCTGGGCAACGGCACGGGCGTGGACGCGGACCTGACGTCGCTGGCCGCGAAGGTGAGCCGCGCCAACCGCGACGGCACGCCGGCCAACGACAACCCCTTCAACGACGGCGTGGGCCCCAACAACGAGTACATCTGGGCGCGGGGCTTCCGCAATCCGTTCACCCTCACCTTCCAGCCGTCCACCGGCCTGCTGTGGGTCAACGTGGTGGGCACCGGCTACGAGCAGACCTTCGTGGTGCGGCGGCGCAACCACGCGGGCTACGACGACTACGAGAACAACCAGCCCGCGACCAACGACTACATCACTCCGGTCATCAAGTACCGCACCAACGGCGCCGACACGCGCACCCTCACGACGGCGGTCCGGACCGGCGGCGTCACCACGCTGACCACCGGCACGCAGCGGCACGGCTTCCGCAAGGGCGAGAAGCTCACCATCACCGACGTGGCGGACGCGACGTTCAACGGTGACTTCTACGTCGCCAGCGTCCCCAGCGACACCACCGTCACGGTGGCGCAGGCGGGCCAGCCGGACGCGACGAGCACCGGGGGGACGGCGAGGACGCAGGCGCTGGGCGGCTGCATGAACGGCGGCGTCTTCTACGACTCCACGCTCTTCCCCGCGGAGTTCCGGGGCAACTACTTCTTCGGGGACTACAACTCCGCCAACTTCATGCGCGTCACCCTGGCGGAGGACAACACCGTGGCCACGGTGGACCAGTGGGGCAGCAGCTTCTCCTCGTATGTCGACGTCGCGGTGGGGCCGGACGGCGCGCTGTACACCATCGGCGTCACGGGGGGCCGGCTGCGCCGCATCGCTCCGGCGTCGACGGGTGGCCAGAAGCTGGTGGTGACGAACCTGTTCCCGCGCGTCGTGGAGGGCGGCCGCGCCACCTTCACGGTCGGCCTGGCGCAGGCCCCCACCGAGCCGGTGGTGGTGGACGTCTACCGCGCCCCGGGCGGGAGCACGGACCTGCGGCTGTCGGGTCCCACGGCCTTCACCTTCACCGCCTCGGACTGGAGCACGCCCCGGGTGGTGACCATCGAGGCGTTGGAGGACGCGGACGCCGACCCGGACACGGCCACCTTCGTCGTGGGGGCGAACGGCCTGTCGTCCGAGTCCGTGGTGGCCACGACCATCGACGACAACCAGGTCCAGCTGGTGCTGACCAGCGGCAGCGTGACGGTGCCCGAGGGGGGCACGGCCACCTTCGACGTGTCCCTGTCGCGCGCGCCGGCGAGCGCGGTCACCTGCACCGTGGCCCGGTCCAGCGGTGACGCGGACATCACCGTGCAGTCGGGCGCGTCGCTCACCTTCGACGCGACCAACTGGAACGTGCCCCAGCGCGTGACGCTGGCCGCCGCCCAGGACGCGGACAACGCGGATGGGGTGGCGACCATCAGCGTGTCCGCGCCCAGGCTGGACGCGCGCACCGTGACGGCGACGGAGGCGGACGACGAACCGCTCGCGCCCCTCATCACCTCCATCGCCCCCACCTCCGGCGTGGTGGGCAGCCCGTACCGCTACGACGTGGAGGTCCGGGCGCGCCCCGCCGCCACCTTCTCGCTCACCGCGAATCCGCCGGGCATGAGCATCGACGCGACCAGCGGCCTCATCACCTGGACCCCCACCACGCCCATGTCGTCCACCGTGACGGTGGTCGCCGCCAATGGCATCTCGCCGGACGCGTCCCAGACCTTCACGCTCGAGGTGAAGCAGGACGAGCCGCCCCGCGCCTCCCTCACGCGGCCCAGGCCGGAGGAGCGCGTATCCGGAGACTCGGCGGAGTTCTACGGCGACTGCTTCGATGACGTGGGCTGCACCCGCGCCGAGTTCTTCATCGACGGCGTGCTGGAGTACGCCGAGGACCGCACGGACAACCACTTCCACTTCGGAGGCGAGCACAACCGCTGGGACACCACGGGCCTCGCTCCTGGCGGGCACCTGGTGAAGCTCGTCGTCGTCGACACGGGCGGCGCGCGCCACGAGGCCGAGGTGAAGGTGTGCGTCGGCACCGGCTCCTGCGAACTGGTGCCGCCTCCCGCTCCGGACGCGGGGACCTCCGACGCGGGGACCTCCGACGGGGGCATCTCCGACGGGGGCACCCTCGAGCCAGGCCCCGTCCCCGAGGATGACAGCGGCTGTGGCTGCGGCGCCGCCCCGGTGGGCTCGCTCGCGTGGGCAGCGCTGACCCTGCTGGCCGTGTCGCGCCGCCGCCGCGCTCGCGACTGA